The Thermosynechococcus sp. genome has a segment encoding these proteins:
- a CDS encoding efflux RND transporter permease subunit: MISNFFIKRPVFATVCSLLIILVGAIALPTLPIEYYPNVRPPTIQVSANYAGANAETVETNVTTILETQINGVEGMDYIDSTSNSFGNSNITITFTEGYDENIAAVDVNNLVASVTSQLPPEVINTGVNVSKSTNQIVLALALYPEEGYDYDATFISNYATLYVVQPLQRLKGVGKVQVFGQRTYAMRIWLDPNRLASRGLTAQDVVRALSDQNVQVGAGIIGAPPAPEGQEFQISIQAQSRLASEEEFADIIVQRGEDGSVVRIRDVGRTELGAQNYNTNFQFDGRNAVGIGIYQLSSANALDIARAVEAEMAILAEKFPPGLKWSTGFSTTDAVQESIKEVVITLIVAIILVIAVIFLFLQDWRATIIPSVTIPVSLIGTFAFMKAFGFSINSLTLFGLVLATGLVVDDAIVVVENVTRLIEDEGMTPQEAASRSMAEVTGALIATSLVMMAVFIPVAFFPGVTGRLYQQFALTIVFAIALSTFNALTLSPPLCALLLRRERPPMANFILFRWINRLIARTRRGYARSLNVIVRLKYWVLAGFVALLGVTYWLFQIVPGGFVPQEDQGYFVTLIQSPQGVSLEYTSNIVFKTAEAIAQNPAVEHTFAIAGFSFFGTGSDKGIIFTSLKPWSRRPTLDQLLPQFQKVVAGELGAVVFSSNVPTINLGGSGLGGFDMQVMDQQGLGLETLASSVNELILKANSTPGFVAVNTPFAINAPQLNVTVDRTRALALGISLKDIFNAMQIYLGSLYVNQFTIFARSYQVIVQADKQFRSNPDDINRIYVRSEQNALIPLSNLVKIEEVSAPPIIYHHNLFRSAEVTGQTVPPLSDRQAIMTMASLAEEVLPTGIGYSWTGLSLESIRSAGQAPLIFGLGLVFVFLVLSAQYESYIDPLIIILAVPLAIMGALLAQWLRGLNNDVFCQIGLVMLIGLASKNAILIVEFANQIRESKGSGIVKSVIHAAEERLRPILMTAISFILGIFPLVIATGSGAKSRHSLGTSVTGGMIAATLLSFFVVPIIYILIKEMVAQLTKEKPEEATPTES, translated from the coding sequence ATGATTAGCAATTTTTTTATTAAGCGCCCCGTTTTTGCAACAGTTTGTTCTCTACTAATTATTCTGGTGGGGGCGATCGCGCTGCCAACGCTGCCCATTGAGTACTACCCTAACGTCAGACCACCGACAATTCAGGTGTCTGCCAACTATGCCGGTGCTAATGCTGAAACCGTCGAAACGAATGTCACCACGATCCTAGAAACGCAAATTAATGGCGTGGAAGGGATGGATTACATTGACTCCACCAGTAATAGCTTTGGCAACAGCAATATCACGATTACCTTCACTGAGGGCTATGACGAAAACATTGCTGCGGTAGATGTGAATAACTTAGTTGCCTCTGTTACCTCACAACTGCCACCAGAGGTCATTAACACTGGGGTCAATGTTAGCAAATCCACGAATCAGATTGTTTTGGCCTTAGCCCTGTACCCAGAGGAGGGCTACGACTACGATGCCACCTTCATCAGCAATTACGCGACCCTCTATGTGGTACAACCGCTGCAACGTCTGAAGGGCGTAGGAAAGGTTCAGGTCTTTGGTCAACGCACCTATGCGATGCGGATTTGGCTTGATCCCAATCGCTTAGCCAGTCGCGGTCTCACGGCTCAGGATGTGGTGCGCGCTCTCTCTGATCAGAACGTCCAAGTGGGGGCCGGGATTATTGGTGCCCCCCCAGCACCAGAGGGACAGGAGTTTCAAATTTCCATTCAAGCCCAAAGTCGCTTGGCCTCAGAAGAAGAGTTTGCCGACATTATTGTTCAGCGCGGTGAAGATGGTTCCGTGGTTCGCATTCGCGATGTCGGTCGCACCGAGCTCGGAGCACAAAACTACAACACCAACTTTCAGTTTGATGGTCGTAACGCGGTCGGGATTGGTATCTATCAACTCAGTAGTGCCAACGCCCTCGACATTGCCCGTGCTGTGGAAGCGGAGATGGCTATTTTAGCCGAGAAATTTCCGCCGGGCCTGAAATGGAGTACGGGATTTAGCACCACCGATGCGGTGCAGGAGTCGATCAAAGAGGTGGTCATTACCCTGATTGTGGCCATCATCCTTGTGATTGCGGTGATCTTTTTATTTCTTCAAGATTGGCGTGCCACAATTATTCCATCGGTGACGATCCCCGTCTCGTTGATCGGCACTTTTGCGTTTATGAAGGCTTTTGGGTTCTCGATTAACAGTTTGACCCTGTTTGGTCTGGTGCTGGCGACGGGGCTGGTGGTGGATGATGCGATTGTGGTCGTGGAAAATGTTACCCGTCTCATCGAAGACGAGGGCATGACTCCCCAAGAAGCGGCCAGTCGCTCAATGGCGGAAGTCACCGGCGCGTTGATTGCCACCTCATTGGTGATGATGGCGGTCTTCATTCCCGTGGCCTTTTTTCCGGGAGTGACTGGGCGGCTGTATCAGCAGTTTGCTTTGACGATTGTCTTTGCGATCGCCCTTTCTACTTTTAATGCCTTAACCCTTTCTCCCCCTTTGTGTGCCCTGCTCCTACGGCGGGAACGTCCCCCGATGGCGAACTTTATCTTGTTTCGCTGGATTAACCGCTTGATTGCAAGAACGCGGCGGGGCTATGCGCGAAGCCTAAATGTGATTGTGCGACTAAAATACTGGGTGCTGGCGGGTTTTGTCGCACTGCTGGGGGTGACCTACTGGCTATTTCAGATCGTTCCCGGTGGCTTTGTCCCCCAAGAGGATCAGGGCTATTTTGTCACCCTCATACAATCACCCCAAGGGGTCTCCCTAGAATACACGAGTAATATTGTCTTCAAAACAGCGGAGGCGATCGCCCAAAATCCAGCGGTCGAACATACCTTTGCCATTGCCGGCTTTAGCTTCTTTGGCACCGGTTCAGATAAAGGAATTATCTTTACGAGTCTCAAGCCTTGGTCACGGCGGCCAACCCTTGATCAGTTGCTACCCCAGTTTCAGAAGGTGGTCGCGGGTGAACTCGGAGCAGTGGTATTTTCGTCCAATGTGCCGACCATTAACCTTGGTGGGAGTGGCCTTGGCGGCTTTGATATGCAGGTGATGGACCAGCAGGGTCTAGGTCTTGAAACCCTTGCAAGTTCGGTGAACGAGCTGATCCTAAAAGCAAATAGCACTCCCGGTTTTGTTGCTGTTAATACCCCCTTTGCCATTAATGCTCCCCAGTTAAATGTGACGGTTGATCGCACCCGCGCCCTTGCCTTGGGGATTTCCCTCAAGGACATTTTTAATGCTATGCAGATTTACTTGGGGTCGTTATACGTTAACCAATTCACAATCTTTGCCCGCAGTTACCAAGTGATTGTGCAGGCGGATAAGCAGTTTCGCTCGAATCCCGATGACATCAACCGCATCTATGTGCGTTCAGAGCAAAATGCCCTCATTCCCCTCAGTAATCTCGTAAAAATTGAAGAGGTCTCGGCACCGCCCATTATTTATCACCATAACTTGTTCCGTTCGGCAGAGGTGACCGGCCAAACTGTGCCGCCCCTCAGCGATCGTCAAGCGATAATGACAATGGCCTCTTTGGCTGAGGAGGTTCTCCCCACTGGTATCGGCTATAGCTGGACGGGGTTATCCCTAGAGTCCATCCGCTCCGCAGGCCAAGCACCGTTGATTTTTGGCCTTGGTCTGGTGTTTGTGTTCCTCGTGCTCTCAGCGCAGTACGAAAGCTATATTGACCCCTTGATCATCATCCTTGCGGTGCCTTTGGCAATCATGGGTGCTTTGCTGGCACAGTGGTTGCGGGGGCTGAATAATGATGTATTTTGCCAAATTGGCTTGGTGATGCTGATTGGCCTCGCCAGTAAGAATGCGATCCTGATTGTGGAGTTTGCCAACCAAATTCGTGAAAGCAAGGGCAGTGGCATTGTCAAGTCGGTGATTCATGCGGCCGAAGAACGGCTGCGCCCCATTTTAATGACGGCAATCTCCTTCATTTTGGGCATCTTCCCCCTGGTCATTGCCACGGGGTCTGGCGCAAAATCCCGTCACTCCTTGGGAACCAGTGTCACGGGTGGCATGATTGCGGCCACACTCCTCAGTTTCTTTGTGGTGCCGATTATTTACATCCTCATTAAGGAAATGGTGGCACAGCTAACCAAGGAGAAGCCTGAGGAAGCAACACCAACGGAGTCTTAA
- a CDS encoding efflux RND transporter periplasmic adaptor subunit, producing the protein MVQRQLFTSALLGSLCFLVTACGQPKAKAPPPAARVKLAAVQTETLSQTAVYNASLQSRESITLQPQVSGRIAQIYVQNGQFVNQGQPLILIDPSEQQAVVASNLAAIQSAQANVENARSILRALEAQRRANLATVEFNRIQAERYTALLAEGAVAKEQAQSFITSFRTAQAALQQTEADIRAQQATIARLEKALLAAQANAQQQAVVLNWFQVRAPFSGVVGNIPPKVGDFVTPQTNLLTLTSNQPLEVYIQVPIEQISRIRVGTPVELVDMNGSVVGRSSVFFIAPNTTNNTQTILVKALYNNTRNNLRADQQIQARIILDQQPGILVPTTAVSNLAGQNFVFVAEKDTEGNMIAKQKPIQVGAIQGNRYQVFQGLKPGEQIVVSGIQRLRDGVPITPES; encoded by the coding sequence ATGGTGCAACGGCAACTGTTCACATCAGCTCTCCTAGGAAGTCTTTGCTTCCTTGTTACCGCCTGTGGTCAACCAAAGGCAAAGGCTCCCCCCCCAGCGGCGCGGGTGAAACTTGCGGCGGTTCAAACGGAAACTCTCTCGCAAACCGCTGTTTACAACGCCTCTTTGCAATCCCGTGAGTCCATCACCCTCCAACCCCAAGTTTCGGGTCGAATTGCTCAAATCTATGTTCAAAACGGTCAGTTTGTCAATCAAGGTCAGCCCCTCATCCTCATTGACCCCTCAGAACAGCAAGCCGTTGTTGCTAGCAATTTAGCCGCGATTCAATCCGCTCAAGCCAATGTAGAGAATGCCCGCTCCATCCTCCGCGCCCTTGAAGCCCAGCGACGTGCCAATCTCGCCACCGTAGAGTTCAATCGGATTCAAGCGGAACGCTATACGGCCCTCCTGGCAGAAGGGGCTGTTGCCAAAGAACAAGCGCAGTCCTTCATCACCAGCTTTCGCACCGCCCAAGCAGCACTCCAACAAACCGAAGCCGATATTCGTGCCCAACAGGCCACCATTGCTCGCTTAGAAAAGGCCCTCCTTGCTGCCCAAGCTAACGCCCAGCAGCAGGCCGTTGTCCTGAACTGGTTTCAGGTGCGCGCTCCCTTTAGTGGTGTTGTTGGCAATATTCCCCCCAAAGTGGGCGATTTTGTAACCCCCCAAACCAACCTCCTCACCCTGACCTCAAATCAACCTTTAGAGGTCTATATTCAAGTGCCCATTGAGCAGATCTCCCGCATTCGGGTGGGAACGCCGGTGGAGTTAGTAGATATGAATGGCAGTGTTGTCGGTAGGAGTTCCGTTTTTTTCATTGCCCCCAACACCACCAACAATACCCAAACTATTTTAGTTAAAGCCCTCTACAACAATACTCGGAATAATCTCCGTGCCGATCAACAAATTCAAGCCCGTATCATTCTCGATCAGCAACCGGGGATTCTGGTGCCGACGACGGCTGTCTCCAATCTTGCCGGCCAAAACTTTGTCTTTGTCGCCGAAAAAGACACCGAGGGCAACATGATTGCCAAACAAAAGCCCATTCAAGTGGGGGCGATCCAAGGGAACAGATATCAAGTTTTTCAAGGCCTCAAACCGGGAGAGCAAATTGTTGTCTCGGGAATTCAGCGCCTGCGCGATGGTGTGCCCATTACTCCTGAGTCTTAA
- the infC gene encoding translation initiation factor IF-3, giving the protein MINERIRFPRVRVVDTDGSQLGIMSSQEAIAIAREKELDLVLVSDKADPPVCKIIDYGKFRFEQEKKAREARKKQHTSDVKEVKMRYKIEEHDYNVCINRAERFLKAGDKVKATVTFRGREIQHSHLAEELLNRMANDLQAVAEVQQAPKQEGRNMIMFLAPKR; this is encoded by the coding sequence ATGATTAATGAGCGCATCCGTTTTCCGCGGGTGCGGGTGGTGGATACTGATGGGTCCCAATTGGGGATTATGTCGTCCCAAGAGGCGATCGCGATCGCCCGCGAAAAGGAGCTTGACCTGGTTCTCGTCAGTGACAAAGCAGATCCCCCCGTCTGCAAAATTATTGACTACGGCAAGTTTCGCTTTGAACAGGAAAAGAAGGCGCGGGAAGCTCGCAAAAAGCAGCATACCTCCGATGTCAAAGAGGTGAAGATGCGCTACAAAATCGAAGAACACGATTACAACGTTTGTATCAACCGCGCTGAGCGTTTCCTCAAAGCCGGGGACAAGGTGAAGGCTACGGTGACATTCCGAGGCCGAGAAATTCAGCACTCCCACTTGGCAGAAGAACTCCTCAACCGTATGGCCAATGACCTGCAAGCGGTGGCCGAAGTGCAGCAGGCACCGAAGCAAGAAGGGCGCAATATGATCATGTTTTTGGCACCCAAGCGGTAA
- a CDS encoding DNA topoisomerase (ATP-hydrolyzing) subunit A: MPKQLDLLTPGQVIPTAVHSEMQRSYLEYAMSVIVGRALPDVRDGLKPVHRRILYAMYELGLTPDRPFRKCARVVGDVLGKYHPHGDQAVYEALVRLVQPFSSRYPLLAGHGNFGSIDDDPPAAMRYTETRLAAIAHRTLLENISNAIVDFAPNFDSSQAEPLVLPAQLPILLLNGSTGIAVGMATNIPPHNLGEVVDALIALIDRPHLSLEELLTHLPGPDFPTGGVIVDGGGLRRAYRTGRGTITLRGVATLEDIAPGRGRHRRQGIVVTELPYQVNKAAWIEKVADLVNQGRLEGIADLRDESDREGLRVVIELKRDAPAAQLLEQLYHLTALQVTYGINLMALVDNQPRQLSLKEILGEFLQFREETLLRQYRHDLETAQARQQVVTGLLIGLNAVEQVIEIVRSAADGSAAQRELMTRLGLSDRQASALIAMPLRRLTQQERQELEREQAELQGRIAQLQTLIHQRPERLKALKKELRQLKKEFGDPRRTQILRETPAPEEVPAGGGDALWIEIRDRGYGRCLPQPRRRSLPLQTWLPWSEPLPLGFSVQASDRLWVFTESGRVYPLPVERLPLTSRREGDRGHPLLTLLPESAQGESLLTVLPSQVTADKLILLTRQGRLKVIPISDLQDLSGRGLQLTKLKAGDALGWVLPADRGHLVLATSRGRVFHFFIPDIPALGRLNQGQAAVRLSVPETLVGAIALSEPENVILVTASGLGKQVPLPLIEVVPLGHLGQLAMPLPQRSDRLAGIGRGGSPLALVTTQERAWITNGEEIPLLNKEAMGVAIAPLDPGEQVQAVVALA, from the coding sequence ATGCCCAAACAACTGGATTTGCTGACCCCTGGACAGGTGATTCCTACAGCAGTGCACAGTGAAATGCAGCGCTCCTATCTGGAGTACGCCATGAGTGTAATTGTGGGGCGGGCGCTACCAGATGTACGGGATGGGCTAAAACCAGTACATCGGCGCATTCTCTATGCGATGTACGAGTTGGGGCTGACGCCCGATCGCCCCTTTCGCAAGTGTGCACGGGTCGTGGGGGATGTGCTGGGGAAATATCACCCCCACGGGGATCAAGCGGTCTATGAGGCACTGGTGCGCTTGGTGCAGCCCTTTAGTAGTCGCTATCCGCTGTTGGCGGGGCATGGCAATTTTGGCTCCATTGATGATGACCCACCGGCGGCAATGCGCTATACGGAAACGCGCTTGGCAGCGATCGCCCACCGCACGCTACTGGAGAATATCAGCAATGCCATTGTGGATTTTGCTCCCAACTTTGACAGTTCCCAAGCAGAACCATTGGTGTTGCCGGCGCAACTACCGATTTTGCTGCTGAATGGCTCAACGGGAATTGCGGTGGGCATGGCTACAAACATTCCACCCCACAATCTGGGGGAAGTGGTGGATGCACTGATTGCTCTCATTGACCGACCCCATCTTTCCCTAGAGGAGCTCCTCACCCATCTGCCGGGGCCAGACTTTCCCACGGGGGGCGTAATTGTGGATGGGGGAGGATTGCGACGCGCCTACAGGACGGGTCGAGGAACAATTACACTGCGGGGAGTGGCAACCCTTGAGGATATTGCGCCCGGACGCGGCCGCCACCGCCGCCAAGGGATTGTGGTGACGGAGTTACCCTATCAGGTGAATAAGGCGGCATGGATTGAAAAGGTGGCAGATTTGGTGAATCAAGGTCGCCTTGAGGGCATTGCCGATCTGCGGGATGAGAGTGATCGCGAGGGGCTGCGGGTGGTGATTGAACTAAAGCGGGATGCCCCAGCGGCGCAACTCTTGGAGCAGCTCTATCACCTAACAGCGTTGCAAGTGACCTATGGCATCAACTTGATGGCACTGGTGGACAATCAACCCCGCCAGCTCTCCCTCAAGGAGATCCTCGGGGAGTTTTTGCAGTTCCGCGAAGAGACGCTGCTGCGGCAATATCGCCATGATCTCGAAACAGCCCAAGCCCGCCAACAGGTGGTGACGGGACTCTTAATCGGCCTCAATGCCGTGGAGCAGGTGATTGAGATTGTGCGCTCGGCGGCGGATGGCAGTGCTGCCCAGCGGGAATTGATGACCCGCTTGGGTTTAAGCGATCGCCAAGCTAGTGCCCTGATTGCCATGCCCCTACGCCGTCTCACCCAACAGGAACGCCAAGAACTAGAACGGGAACAGGCGGAGCTGCAAGGGCGGATTGCCCAATTACAAACCCTGATTCACCAGCGGCCTGAGCGCCTCAAGGCACTGAAGAAAGAATTGCGGCAGTTGAAAAAAGAATTTGGCGACCCTCGCCGTACCCAAATTCTGAGGGAAACCCCTGCCCCTGAGGAAGTCCCTGCTGGTGGGGGTGATGCCCTCTGGATAGAAATTCGTGATCGCGGCTATGGTCGCTGCCTGCCCCAGCCCCGTCGCCGTAGTCTGCCGTTGCAAACGTGGCTACCGTGGTCAGAGCCATTGCCCTTGGGTTTCTCGGTACAGGCCAGCGATCGCCTGTGGGTGTTTACGGAAAGTGGCAGGGTCTATCCGCTGCCTGTGGAGCGACTACCCCTCACCAGCCGCCGCGAGGGCGATCGCGGCCACCCCCTCCTGACCCTCCTACCGGAGTCAGCCCAAGGGGAAAGCCTCCTTACTGTCTTGCCCAGTCAAGTCACAGCGGACAAGCTCATTCTGCTGACGCGCCAAGGTCGCCTCAAGGTCATTCCCATCTCAGACCTGCAAGACCTGAGTGGGCGCGGCCTGCAACTCACCAAACTGAAGGCGGGGGATGCCCTTGGTTGGGTATTGCCTGCGGACAGGGGTCATTTGGTGTTGGCCACCTCGCGGGGGCGGGTGTTTCACTTTTTCATCCCCGACATTCCAGCTTTGGGACGGCTGAATCAAGGGCAAGCGGCGGTGCGCCTCAGTGTGCCGGAGACCTTGGTGGGGGCGATCGCCCTTTCGGAACCAGAGAATGTTATCCTCGTTACCGCTTCAGGTCTGGGTAAACAAGTGCCCTTGCCCCTAATTGAAGTTGTACCCCTCGGTCATTTAGGTCAATTGGCGATGCCCTTGCCGCAAAGATCGGATCGCCTGGCGGGCATTGGCCGTGGCGGTAGTCCCCTCGCACTGGTGACGACCCAAGAACGGGCCTGGATCACCAATGGGGAAGAGATACCCCTCCTTAATAAAGAGGCGATGGGGGTGGCGATCGCTCCCCTTGACCCGGGGGAACAGGTGCAGGCGGTGGTGGCGTTGGCCTGA
- a CDS encoding M50 family metallopeptidase translates to MFGFRPDPKSPPLDVSASEKPGSALLLAIAALATIVLWQIPLGKYLLYPFTILATWFHEMGHGLTAILLGGYFQQLVINPNGSGFARYGGEVLLGNLGQGLVAMGGPLGPAIAGSLFILSSRSHRATDLCLKALGMLILVSLLLWVRSLFGIVFMTLVAIAILLVAYCGNRWLKGIAIQFLGVQACISTFQQVDYLFTQAIPGGQLSDTGLLQRYLWLPYWLWGAIISLMTLGLLLWSLKVAYTRPR, encoded by the coding sequence ATGTTTGGCTTTCGTCCAGACCCCAAATCCCCCCCGCTGGACGTTTCGGCCAGTGAGAAACCCGGTTCGGCACTGCTGCTGGCGATCGCCGCCCTGGCCACAATTGTTCTTTGGCAGATTCCCCTGGGGAAGTATCTGCTCTATCCCTTTACAATCTTGGCCACATGGTTCCATGAAATGGGGCATGGCCTCACGGCAATTCTGTTGGGGGGCTACTTTCAGCAATTAGTCATCAATCCCAATGGTTCAGGATTTGCCCGCTATGGCGGCGAGGTGCTCCTGGGAAATTTAGGACAGGGTTTAGTCGCCATGGGCGGGCCACTGGGACCGGCGATCGCTGGCAGTCTCTTTATTTTGTCGAGCCGCTCCCATCGTGCCACAGACCTCTGTCTCAAAGCACTGGGGATGCTGATCCTAGTTTCGCTGCTGCTGTGGGTGCGATCGCTCTTTGGCATTGTGTTCATGACCTTGGTGGCGATTGCCATTCTGCTGGTGGCCTATTGCGGCAATCGCTGGCTCAAGGGGATTGCCATTCAGTTCCTTGGGGTTCAGGCCTGTATTAGCACATTTCAGCAGGTGGACTACCTTTTTACCCAGGCCATTCCGGGGGGCCAGCTCTCCGATACGGGGCTTCTTCAACGGTACCTCTGGCTTCCCTATTGGCTGTGGGGAGCAATCATTTCTCTGATGACCTTGGGGTTGCTGCTGTGGAGTCTCAAGGTGGCCTATACCCGCCCTAGGTAA
- a CDS encoding FHA domain-containing protein: MSGNREHHLLNIEDETGKRTIPLEAATYSIGRDVTNAIVIHGHGVSRQHALLLRIPSPNGYRYRVVDGNADGKPSANGILVNGQRVQSHELKDGDEINFGGAVKAHYATVSMGDAEFVKYLKSVNYHSIKAVPMTATITQAEEGAEDKQSEEETKFHATPPPLPSNAPPQSAPTPKSASPWLPIVAGIVIVLAIAGIGLVVMNRPPAPQPQTPTQTQ, encoded by the coding sequence ATGAGCGGTAACCGTGAGCACCATCTACTCAACATCGAGGATGAAACGGGTAAGCGCACAATCCCTTTGGAGGCGGCAACCTACTCCATTGGCCGCGATGTCACCAATGCGATTGTCATTCATGGTCACGGTGTCTCACGGCAACACGCCTTGCTGCTGCGGATTCCCTCACCAAATGGCTATCGCTATCGCGTGGTGGATGGTAATGCTGATGGTAAGCCCAGTGCCAACGGTATCCTAGTGAATGGCCAGCGAGTGCAAAGCCATGAGCTCAAAGATGGAGATGAAATTAACTTTGGTGGAGCCGTCAAGGCGCACTACGCCACCGTGTCGATGGGGGATGCGGAGTTTGTCAAATATTTGAAGAGCGTCAACTATCACAGTATTAAGGCAGTGCCGATGACCGCAACGATTACCCAAGCAGAGGAAGGTGCAGAGGATAAGCAATCAGAAGAAGAAACGAAATTTCATGCCACTCCCCCCCCGCTGCCCTCCAATGCTCCGCCACAGTCGGCGCCAACACCCAAATCTGCTTCCCCTTGGCTGCCCATTGTTGCCGGGATAGTTATTGTTCTTGCGATCGCGGGAATTGGCCTTGTGGTCATGAACCGACCCCCTGCCCCCCAACCACAGACCCCCACGCAAACGCAGTGA
- the tilS gene encoding tRNA lysidine(34) synthetase TilS: MWGIHHARLHTTLKIQQWLPVGSRILIALSGGQDSVCLTRLLLDLQPHWQWFLVAVHCDHRWRADSTANANFVQQLAQKWHLPCEVVSAPELPKTEAAARSWRYQVFESVAKALDCTHVVTAHTQSDRAESLLLHLLRGTSPDGLATLLPSRSLGAIQLVRPLLGMTRAETAAFCQAYGLPIWQDETNHNLAYRRNRLRLQLIPYLQQHFNANVEEVLAQTAELLAGDRAYFEAEVERLAPTVIREHPPALDRLRLRELPLALQRRLIWRFLRQHLKRGIDFNLIEAVRFLIAAGNGSQSATLPGGQHLRVCGPWIELVRPTPPPPAPVPPGQGERSPPPSPLY, translated from the coding sequence GTGTGGGGCATTCACCACGCCCGCCTGCATACCACCTTAAAAATCCAGCAATGGCTTCCTGTGGGATCACGGATTCTCATTGCTCTCTCGGGGGGGCAAGACTCCGTTTGTTTAACGCGCCTGTTGCTGGATCTACAGCCCCACTGGCAGTGGTTTTTGGTGGCGGTCCATTGTGATCACCGCTGGCGTGCAGATAGCACCGCCAATGCCAATTTTGTCCAACAGCTAGCGCAGAAATGGCATCTACCCTGTGAGGTGGTGAGTGCCCCTGAGCTGCCGAAAACTGAGGCCGCCGCCCGTTCATGGCGCTACCAAGTCTTTGAGAGCGTGGCCAAGGCGTTGGATTGCACCCATGTGGTGACAGCCCATACCCAGAGCGATCGCGCTGAAAGTCTATTACTGCATCTGCTGCGGGGCACTAGCCCCGATGGCCTCGCCACCCTCTTGCCCAGCCGTTCCTTGGGCGCTATTCAGTTGGTGCGCCCGCTCCTAGGCATGACCCGCGCTGAAACCGCTGCTTTTTGCCAAGCCTACGGATTGCCCATCTGGCAGGATGAAACCAACCACAATTTGGCGTATCGCCGCAATCGGCTGCGTTTGCAGTTAATCCCCTATTTACAACAGCACTTCAATGCCAATGTGGAAGAGGTGCTTGCCCAAACTGCTGAGCTGCTTGCTGGCGATCGCGCCTATTTCGAGGCTGAGGTGGAGCGTCTTGCCCCCACAGTGATCCGCGAGCATCCGCCGGCCTTAGATCGGTTGCGCCTCCGGGAATTGCCCCTTGCTCTGCAACGCCGCTTAATCTGGCGCTTTCTGCGGCAGCATCTAAAACGGGGCATTGATTTTAACCTGATTGAAGCGGTGCGTTTTCTGATTGCGGCAGGCAATGGCAGCCAAAGTGCCACTTTGCCGGGGGGGCAGCACCTGCGGGTCTGTGGCCCCTGGATTGAATTAGTCAGGCCAACGCCACCACCGCCTGCACCTGTTCCCCCGGGTCAAGGGGAGCGATCGCCACCCCCATCGCCTCTTTATTAA
- a CDS encoding tRNA (5-methylaminomethyl-2-thiouridine)(34)-methyltransferase MnmD, with the protein MASSKNLAPALNSIWQPQPTADGSFTFFSSEFGETFHSLGGARQEAFEKFAIATALPRKAQASHLRLLDICYGLGYNTAAALEVIWQHNPTCQVTIIGLELDVGVAQAALAVMPPWPAAVQEILEGLAQQQRVSTPRCEARLLIGDARQTIQDLVCQGFQADAIFLDPFSPQRCPQLWTVEFLSLVAQCLAPAGHLATYCRAAAVRSALQAAGLHLGTLPIVARQHSHEWAQGTVARWQPDQLIPLSLMEQEHLQTRAGIPYRDPHLRDSAQTIRWRRQVEQQTANRESTSRWRHRWGIT; encoded by the coding sequence ATGGCCTCTTCCAAAAACTTAGCTCCTGCTTTGAACTCAATCTGGCAACCCCAACCCACCGCAGACGGCTCTTTTACATTTTTTTCTTCAGAGTTTGGCGAAACATTCCATAGCCTTGGGGGAGCGCGTCAAGAAGCCTTTGAAAAGTTTGCGATCGCCACCGCTTTGCCCCGCAAAGCCCAAGCCTCTCATCTGCGGCTTTTGGACATCTGCTATGGTTTGGGCTACAACACTGCCGCGGCGCTAGAGGTCATTTGGCAGCACAATCCCACCTGTCAGGTCACGATCATCGGCCTCGAGCTAGATGTGGGCGTTGCCCAAGCAGCTTTAGCGGTGATGCCCCCTTGGCCAGCAGCGGTTCAAGAGATTCTTGAGGGATTGGCTCAGCAACAGCGGGTGAGCACCCCACGGTGTGAGGCACGACTTTTAATTGGGGATGCCCGCCAAACGATTCAAGACCTCGTTTGCCAAGGATTCCAAGCCGATGCGATTTTTCTCGATCCCTTTTCACCCCAGCGCTGTCCGCAACTGTGGACGGTAGAGTTTCTCAGCTTAGTGGCTCAGTGTTTGGCACCGGCGGGGCATTTAGCCACCTATTGTCGCGCTGCGGCCGTTCGCTCTGCTTTACAGGCGGCGGGTTTACACCTTGGGACGCTGCCAATTGTTGCCCGCCAGCACAGCCATGAATGGGCACAGGGAACCGTGGCTCGCTGGCAACCAGATCAACTCATTCCCCTGTCGCTGATGGAACAGGAACATTTGCAAACCCGGGCGGGTATTCCCTACCGCGATCCCCACCTGCGGGATAGTGCCCAGACGATTCGATGGCGCCGCCAAGTGGAGCAGCAAACTGCTAACCGTGAGTCTACGAGTCGTTGGCGACACCGCTGGGGCATTACCTAG